In the genome of Polaribacter atrinae, one region contains:
- the metF gene encoding methylenetetrahydrofolate reductase [NAD(P)H] codes for MKVTDHIKKANGKTLFSFEVIPPQKGKNIQDLYNNIDPLMEFNPPFIDVTTSREEYVYVDKGNGLLDKRITRMRPGTVGICASIMHKYQVDAIPHLLCGGFTKEETEYVLVDCHYLGLDNVVALRGDARKDESYFKATQGGNAFASDLVQQISDLNKGKYLHDDIIVEHNYDFCVGVAGYPEKHMESPSLNTDLKRLKQKVDAGADYVVTQMFFDNNKYFEFVKKAREIGITVPIIPGIKPLAVKRHLQVLPQVFKIDLPEDLIDAVEGCKDNKAVRQVGIEFAIQQSKELKEAGVPFLHYYSMGKSDNIQAIASKLF; via the coding sequence ATGAAAGTTACAGATCACATTAAAAAAGCAAACGGAAAAACGTTATTTTCTTTTGAAGTAATTCCGCCACAAAAAGGAAAAAATATTCAAGATTTATATAATAATATAGATCCTTTAATGGAATTTAACCCGCCTTTTATAGACGTAACAACTTCTAGAGAAGAGTATGTTTATGTAGATAAAGGAAACGGACTTTTAGACAAGAGAATTACTAGAATGCGCCCTGGAACTGTTGGTATTTGTGCGTCTATTATGCATAAATATCAGGTAGATGCCATTCCGCATTTATTGTGTGGAGGTTTTACCAAAGAAGAAACAGAATATGTTTTGGTTGATTGCCATTATTTAGGGTTGGATAACGTGGTTGCGTTAAGAGGAGATGCTAGAAAAGATGAGTCTTATTTTAAAGCAACTCAAGGAGGTAATGCCTTTGCGAGCGATTTGGTGCAACAAATATCTGACTTAAATAAAGGAAAGTATTTGCATGATGACATTATAGTAGAGCATAATTATGATTTTTGCGTGGGGGTTGCTGGATATCCGGAAAAGCATATGGAATCTCCATCTTTAAATACAGATTTAAAACGCTTAAAACAAAAGGTAGATGCAGGTGCAGATTACGTGGTGACGCAAATGTTTTTTGATAATAATAAGTATTTCGAGTTTGTTAAAAAAGCAAGAGAAATAGGGATAACGGTGCCAATTATACCAGGTATTAAGCCATTGGCAGTAAAAAGACATTTACAGGTTTTACCACAAGTTTTTAAAATTGATTTACCAGAAGATTTAATTGATGCTGTAGAAGGTTGTAAAGACAATAAAGCGGTAAGACAGGTTGGTATAGAGTTTGCTATTCAGCAATCTAAAGAATTAAAAGAAGCTGGCGTACCATTTTTACACTATTACTCTATGGGTAAAAGCGATAATATACAGGCAATTGCATCGAAGTTATTTTAG
- the trxA gene encoding thioredoxin: MITFVVRNRNNNFKNIKMALEITDANFDELVLKSDKPVLVDFWAAWCGPCRMVGPIVDEIHTEYEGKAIVGKVDVDANQEFAAKYGVRNIPTVLIFKNGEVVDKQVGVAPKNVYTGKIDAAI, from the coding sequence ATGATTACTTTTGTAGTTCGAAATAGAAATAACAATTTTAAAAATATAAAGATGGCATTAGAAATAACAGACGCAAACTTTGACGAATTAGTATTAAAATCTGACAAACCAGTATTAGTAGATTTTTGGGCAGCTTGGTGTGGACCATGTAGAATGGTAGGACCAATAGTTGATGAAATTCATACTGAGTACGAAGGAAAAGCTATTGTAGGTAAAGTAGACGTTGATGCTAACCAAGAATTTGCAGCAAAATACGGAGTACGTAACATACCAACTGTTTTAATCTTTAAGAACGGAGAAGTTGTAGATAAGCAAGTTGGGGTTGCACCTAAAAATGTATATACAGGTAAAATTGATGCTGCTATATAA
- a CDS encoding M1 family metallopeptidase, whose translation MKTYLYFLCFLIVISCTKQESELKLEKGISFELAQYRKQQIADVVYSLDFKIPKERDKVIASKLSLNFTINDLINDVFLDFNEAASKLKSLKVNGVTSAINHQKEHLIIDKKLLRLAKNSIEILFDAGENSLNRNEEFLYTLLVPDRASTLFPCFDQPDIKAIYNLKITAPKDWKVLAAGFEESNLEVDGFIEHTFTSSDLMTTYLFSFVAGKFTEETKNPGAFDMRFLYRENNKEKISESVDEVFNIHQQSINFLEEYTQVKFPFQKMDFAAIPPFQYGGMEHVGAIQYRQSSLFLDKNATLNSKLRRAKLIAHETSHMWFGDLVTMKWFNDVWMKEVFANFMADKIMNPVFTDVNHELNFMMSHYPSAYSEDRTKGTNAIRQYLGNLKNAGSLYGRIIYNKAPIMMRQLEYLLGEEAFKEGIQEYIKTYANSNADWNELVAILDEKSEGDIKKWSDVWVNSSGRAIFYEEVELNEKGNVTKFIIHQKAEDGSDKVWTQSFKIKLIDKRGYEKIINIKNMGKSFDITPAVKDFKPGLVLYNTNGFGYGVFPIYKKEIGTYKVVKDAVSRGSQFINLYENMLIGEVTPLEMYQIYLDAIQVEKNELIISYLSGRIQTIFWSFLTEEQQQDVQNKTEHQIYKLLEKELPKNIKKTLFKLYQEIAISEEGKENLYEIWQENKRIKNVLLNEDDFTSLAIKLAIFKHPKSSDILDQQQAKITNNDRLERFNWLMPSLSDNENVRDDFMRSLLQKENREKESWVEAALRNIHHPLRQKAGTKYLNSILNALEEVQLTGDIFFPKGWLSNSIGQYSSREANDILNQFLVENPDYNPILLKKLLQTTDNLTRAQNIKK comes from the coding sequence ATGAAAACGTATTTATATTTTTTGTGCTTTTTAATTGTAATTTCTTGCACCAAACAAGAGAGTGAATTAAAACTAGAAAAAGGCATCTCTTTTGAATTGGCTCAATACAGAAAGCAGCAAATTGCTGATGTTGTTTATAGTTTAGATTTTAAAATTCCGAAGGAAAGAGATAAAGTGATTGCTTCTAAATTGAGCCTTAATTTTACGATTAATGATCTAATAAATGATGTTTTTTTAGATTTTAATGAAGCTGCTTCAAAGTTGAAGTCTTTAAAAGTAAATGGAGTTACATCTGCAATAAATCATCAAAAAGAACATCTTATCATTGATAAAAAGTTATTGCGTTTGGCTAAAAACTCAATAGAAATACTTTTTGATGCAGGAGAAAACTCATTGAACAGAAACGAAGAGTTCTTGTACACCTTATTAGTTCCGGATAGAGCAAGTACTTTGTTCCCTTGTTTTGATCAGCCAGATATAAAAGCAATCTATAATCTAAAAATTACTGCACCAAAGGATTGGAAAGTTTTAGCGGCTGGTTTTGAGGAAAGCAATTTAGAAGTAGATGGTTTTATAGAACATACTTTTACATCTTCAGATTTAATGACTACCTATTTATTCTCTTTTGTAGCAGGTAAATTTACAGAGGAAACTAAAAACCCTGGTGCTTTTGATATGCGCTTTCTATATCGAGAAAATAATAAAGAAAAAATAAGTGAAAGTGTAGATGAGGTGTTTAACATTCATCAGCAATCAATCAATTTTCTTGAAGAATATACACAAGTCAAATTTCCATTTCAAAAAATGGATTTTGCAGCAATTCCGCCTTTTCAGTATGGTGGAATGGAACATGTTGGGGCTATACAATACAGACAATCGTCTTTGTTTTTAGATAAAAATGCCACGCTAAATTCGAAATTAAGGAGAGCGAAATTAATAGCCCATGAAACATCGCACATGTGGTTTGGAGATTTGGTAACCATGAAGTGGTTTAACGATGTTTGGATGAAAGAAGTGTTTGCTAATTTTATGGCAGATAAAATTATGAATCCTGTTTTTACAGATGTAAATCATGAGCTTAACTTTATGATGTCTCATTACCCAAGCGCGTATTCTGAAGATAGAACAAAAGGAACAAATGCGATTCGCCAGTATTTAGGAAATTTAAAAAATGCAGGTTCTTTATACGGAAGAATAATTTATAACAAAGCGCCAATTATGATGCGCCAGTTAGAATATTTGTTGGGAGAAGAAGCTTTTAAAGAAGGAATTCAAGAATATATAAAAACCTATGCAAACTCTAATGCAGATTGGAATGAGTTGGTTGCTATTTTAGACGAGAAGTCTGAAGGAGATATTAAAAAATGGTCTGATGTTTGGGTAAATTCATCCGGAAGAGCTATTTTTTATGAAGAAGTGGAGTTGAACGAAAAAGGAAACGTAACTAAATTTATCATTCATCAAAAAGCAGAAGACGGTTCTGATAAAGTATGGACACAATCTTTTAAAATTAAATTGATTGATAAAAGAGGATATGAGAAGATCATCAACATCAAAAATATGGGGAAATCTTTTGACATAACACCCGCAGTAAAAGATTTTAAACCAGGTCTGGTTCTATACAATACAAACGGATTTGGTTATGGTGTATTTCCTATTTATAAAAAAGAGATTGGTACTTATAAAGTGGTTAAAGATGCTGTTTCTAGAGGATCTCAATTTATTAATTTATATGAAAATATGCTCATTGGTGAAGTTACTCCATTAGAAATGTATCAAATTTATTTGGATGCCATTCAAGTTGAGAAAAATGAACTAATCATAAGTTATTTGTCAGGTAGAATTCAGACTATTTTCTGGAGCTTCTTAACAGAAGAGCAACAACAAGATGTTCAGAATAAAACAGAACATCAGATATATAAGCTATTAGAAAAAGAATTGCCAAAGAATATTAAGAAAACATTGTTTAAGTTGTATCAAGAAATTGCTATTTCAGAAGAAGGAAAAGAAAATTTATATGAAATTTGGCAAGAAAATAAACGTATCAAAAACGTACTCTTAAATGAGGATGATTTTACTTCCTTAGCTATAAAATTAGCCATTTTTAAGCATCCTAAATCATCTGATATTTTAGATCAGCAACAAGCCAAAATAACCAATAATGATAGATTAGAACGGTTTAATTGGTTAATGCCTTCTCTTTCTGATAATGAAAATGTAAGAGATGATTTTATGAGATCACTTTTACAAAAAGAGAACAGGGAAAAGGAATCTTGGGTAGAAGCTGCATTGAGAAATATACATCATCCATTGAGGCAAAAAGCAGGAACAAAATATTTAAACTCCATTTTAAATGCATTAGAAGAAGTGCAGTTAACTGGAGATATTTTCTTTCCAAAAGGATGGTTATCGAACTCAATTGGTCAATATTCTTCACGGGAAGCAAATGATATTTTAAACCAATTTTTAGTAGAAAACCCTGATTATAATCCTATTTTATTGAAAAAGTTATTACAAACTACAGATAATTTAACAAGAGCTCAAAATATTAAAAAATAA
- a CDS encoding DUF58 domain-containing protein — MNLSEVTSEIKNLDLLAKQVVEGFITGIHKSPFHGFSVEFSEHKLYNKGESTRHIDWKLFAKTEKLYTKKYEEETNLRCHIIIDNSASMHYPIVGKQTVGNLNKVGFSAVAAASLMEILKRQRDAVGLSIYADSYEYYAPEKGSERHRKMLLHQLEELMVSNSKSTTETYKYLHEIAEKIHRRSLIFVFTDMFQANKNNEALFEALKHLKFNKHEVVLFHTYDGETEFNFNFDNVPKKFVDVETGEEINLYAENVREKYKELIEGYFNELKSKCLQYKIDYVPVDIHKAYNTILTSYLTSRKKNK; from the coding sequence ATGAATTTATCTGAAGTTACATCAGAAATAAAAAACTTAGACCTACTTGCTAAACAAGTGGTAGAAGGTTTTATTACCGGAATTCATAAGAGTCCGTTTCACGGGTTTTCTGTAGAATTTTCTGAACATAAATTATATAACAAAGGAGAAAGTACACGGCATATAGATTGGAAATTGTTTGCAAAAACAGAAAAGTTGTATACTAAAAAGTATGAGGAAGAAACCAACCTAAGATGCCATATTATTATAGATAATTCTGCTTCTATGCATTATCCTATTGTTGGGAAGCAAACGGTAGGGAATTTAAATAAAGTGGGGTTTTCTGCTGTAGCTGCGGCATCTTTAATGGAAATTTTAAAAAGACAGCGAGATGCAGTGGGGTTAAGTATTTATGCCGATTCGTATGAATATTATGCACCTGAAAAGGGGAGTGAGCGTCATAGAAAGATGTTGTTACATCAATTAGAAGAATTAATGGTTTCTAATTCTAAATCGACTACAGAAACCTATAAATACTTACATGAAATTGCCGAGAAAATACATAGACGCTCTTTAATTTTTGTTTTTACAGATATGTTTCAAGCAAATAAAAACAATGAGGCACTTTTTGAAGCTTTAAAACATCTTAAATTTAATAAACATGAAGTTGTTTTGTTTCATACTTATGATGGTGAAACAGAATTTAACTTCAATTTTGACAATGTTCCAAAAAAGTTTGTAGATGTAGAAACTGGTGAGGAAATTAATTTATATGCAGAAAATGTTCGAGAAAAATATAAAGAATTGATTGAAGGTTATTTTAATGAGTTGAAAAGTAAATGCTTACAATATAAGATTGATTATGTACCGGTTGATATTCATAAAGCATACAATACCATTTTGACTTCTTATTTAACTAGTCGAAAAAAAAATAAATAA
- a CDS encoding Crp/Fnr family transcriptional regulator, whose amino-acid sequence MSKCEQCIIRQFNSLKHLTKEELVKISNCKTSKIIKKGEAIFEEGERLKGIFCIKDGVCKISKMSENGRNQIIGLVTKGDLLGERSLISDEASNLKAVALNDMEICFIPKEEILKDLSKNPNFTMDVLKDMAQTLKQADNVIVDMAQKTVKQRLAETLLNLHKKFGTNTENTIDIHLSREDIANIIGTATESAIRLLSELKKKKIIEFKGKDISILNSAELDKIAQGF is encoded by the coding sequence ATGAGTAAATGTGAGCAATGTATTATTCGTCAATTTAATTCCTTAAAACACTTAACTAAAGAAGAATTGGTTAAGATCTCTAACTGTAAAACATCTAAAATTATAAAAAAAGGAGAAGCTATTTTTGAGGAAGGAGAGCGATTAAAAGGTATTTTCTGCATAAAAGATGGTGTTTGCAAGATTTCTAAAATGAGTGAAAATGGTAGAAATCAAATTATTGGTTTGGTTACTAAAGGAGATTTATTAGGAGAGAGAAGTTTAATTTCTGACGAAGCATCTAACCTTAAAGCAGTTGCTTTAAATGATATGGAAATCTGTTTTATTCCTAAAGAAGAAATTTTAAAAGATTTATCTAAAAACCCAAACTTTACAATGGATGTGCTTAAAGATATGGCACAAACTTTAAAACAGGCTGATAACGTTATTGTAGATATGGCGCAAAAAACGGTAAAACAACGTTTAGCGGAAACACTTTTAAATCTGCATAAAAAATTTGGTACAAATACAGAAAACACTATAGATATTCACCTTTCTAGAGAAGATATTGCTAACATTATAGGAACAGCCACAGAGTCTGCAATTCGCTTGTTATCTGAATTAAAAAAGAAAAAAATTATTGAGTTTAAAGGAAAGGATATTTCAATATTGAATAGTGCTGAATTAGATAAAATTGCTCAAGGTTTTTAA
- a CDS encoding heavy metal translocating P-type ATPase — MKSTQCYHCGDSCDDNLIKFDEKSFCCNGCKTVYEIFSENDLTCYYNFQDNPGAIPIEIQGKYDFLDTAEIAEKLLDFNDGNTQIATLYIPHIHCSSCIWILENLHKLNDKISSSQVDFPKKQVRVTFNSDKITLKEIVLLISSIGYEPYISLDDYEGGKKAVDRSLIYKLGIAGFAFGNVMFLSFPEYFEVDGFWIEKYKTLFRWLMFAFSLPVVFYAGQGYFVSAYKGLRSKILNIDVPIALGIFVLFVRSTVEIIFDLGTGFFDSLTGLVFFLLLGKFFQQKTYNFLSFERDYKSYFPIAVTRITSKGKEENVAIYDIEKGDRLLIRNQELIPTDGILINGTADIDYSFVTGEAEPVSKKSGDKLFAGGKQLSGIIEMEVLASVSQSYLTQLWSNDVFNKDSISPFKTITDTISKNFTILVLLVAFLSTFFWLFFDASKALNVFTAVLIIACPCAIALAAPFTLGNMLRIFGKEKFYLKNATVVEQLAAIDSIIFDKTGTLTTHKENTISYDGILLNDLEKSILKSSLRASNHPLSRTLYNSLGEVEVLAISDFKEIVGKGIEVSCKDVKLKLGSSSYVKNTDDSSALDTSVYVSFNEVYKGKFTFKNSYREGVKPLFESLKKGYDLAVVSGDNEGERVYLEENLPKDTKLLFNQKPEDKLDVVAGLQQKDQKVMMIGDGLNDAGALAKSDVGIALSENINVFSPACDGILDASKFNKIGTYIKASKKAIKVIKYSFMLSLCYNVIGLYFAVTGQLIPVMAAILMPLSSISIVVFTTISTNLIGNKIK; from the coding sequence ATGAAATCTACACAATGTTATCACTGTGGTGATTCTTGTGATGATAATTTAATAAAGTTTGATGAAAAAAGTTTTTGTTGCAATGGTTGTAAAACTGTTTATGAAATTTTTTCTGAAAATGATTTAACTTGTTATTACAATTTTCAAGACAATCCCGGAGCAATCCCAATAGAAATTCAAGGAAAATATGATTTTCTAGATACTGCAGAAATAGCGGAGAAATTATTGGATTTTAATGATGGGAATACTCAAATTGCAACGCTGTATATACCACATATTCATTGTAGTTCTTGCATTTGGATATTAGAAAACTTACACAAACTAAATGATAAAATATCTTCGTCTCAAGTAGATTTTCCAAAGAAACAAGTAAGGGTTACTTTTAATTCTGATAAAATCACTTTAAAAGAAATTGTTCTTTTAATAAGTTCTATTGGGTACGAACCTTATATAAGTTTAGATGATTATGAAGGTGGTAAAAAAGCAGTAGACAGAAGTTTAATTTATAAATTAGGAATTGCTGGTTTTGCTTTCGGAAACGTTATGTTTCTTTCTTTTCCTGAGTATTTTGAAGTAGATGGTTTTTGGATTGAGAAATATAAAACGCTCTTTAGGTGGTTAATGTTTGCCTTTTCTTTACCGGTTGTTTTTTATGCGGGACAAGGTTATTTTGTTTCTGCTTACAAAGGGTTGCGATCAAAAATATTAAATATTGATGTTCCTATTGCACTAGGTATTTTTGTGTTATTTGTAAGGAGTACTGTAGAAATTATTTTCGATCTAGGAACTGGTTTTTTCGACAGTTTAACCGGATTGGTTTTCTTCCTTTTACTAGGGAAGTTTTTTCAGCAGAAAACATATAATTTCTTGTCTTTTGAGCGTGATTATAAATCTTATTTTCCTATTGCAGTTACGCGTATAACCTCTAAAGGAAAAGAAGAGAACGTTGCTATTTATGATATAGAAAAAGGAGATAGGTTGCTTATTAGAAATCAAGAATTAATTCCTACAGACGGTATTCTTATTAACGGAACTGCAGACATCGATTATAGTTTTGTTACAGGAGAAGCAGAGCCCGTTTCTAAGAAATCTGGAGACAAATTATTTGCCGGTGGTAAACAGCTTTCAGGAATCATAGAAATGGAAGTTTTGGCTTCTGTTTCTCAGAGTTACTTAACGCAATTATGGAGTAATGATGTATTTAATAAAGATAGTATATCACCTTTTAAAACCATTACAGATACGATTAGTAAGAATTTTACAATATTAGTTTTACTGGTTGCTTTTCTATCAACCTTCTTTTGGTTGTTTTTTGATGCAAGTAAAGCGTTAAATGTATTTACTGCAGTTTTAATTATAGCTTGTCCTTGTGCAATTGCTTTAGCTGCTCCATTTACTTTAGGGAATATGCTACGTATTTTTGGTAAAGAAAAATTTTACTTAAAGAATGCAACGGTTGTAGAGCAGTTGGCGGCTATAGATTCTATTATTTTTGATAAAACAGGTACATTAACAACACATAAAGAAAATACTATTTCTTACGATGGGATTCTGTTAAATGACCTAGAAAAAAGTATTTTAAAAAGTTCATTAAGGGCTTCTAATCATCCGTTAAGTAGAACATTGTATAACAGTTTAGGAGAAGTAGAAGTGCTCGCTATTTCCGATTTTAAAGAAATTGTAGGAAAAGGTATTGAAGTAAGTTGTAAAGATGTAAAATTAAAATTAGGCTCTTCTTCTTATGTGAAAAATACAGATGATTCCTCTGCTTTAGATACCTCTGTATATGTTAGTTTTAATGAGGTTTACAAAGGGAAATTTACTTTTAAAAACTCTTATAGAGAAGGGGTGAAGCCGTTATTCGAATCTTTAAAAAAGGGATATGACTTAGCTGTTGTTTCTGGAGATAATGAAGGTGAGAGAGTTTATTTAGAAGAAAACTTGCCAAAAGATACCAAGTTGTTATTCAATCAAAAACCAGAAGATAAATTAGATGTCGTTGCAGGTCTTCAGCAAAAAGATCAAAAAGTGATGATGATTGGAGATGGTTTAAATGATGCTGGTGCTTTAGCAAAAAGTGATGTTGGTATTGCTTTATCAGAAAATATTAATGTGTTTTCTCCTGCTTGTGATGGGATTTTAGATGCATCAAAATTCAATAAAATTGGTACGTACATTAAAGCATCAAAAAAAGCGATTAAAGTAATCAAGTACAGTTTTATGCTCTCTTTATGTTATAACGTAATAGGCTTGTATTTTGCAGTAACAGGGCAATTAATACCTGTAATGGCAGCAATTCTAATGCCTTTGAGTTCTATAAGTATTGTGGTCTTTACAACAATCTCTACCAATTTAATTGGGAATAAAATAAAATAA